One genomic segment of [Phormidium] sp. ETS-05 includes these proteins:
- the csx7 gene encoding CRISPR-associated RAMP protein Csx7 produces the protein MFNTFKNRLEIHGTLLTITALRIGAGRSSEPIGSDLPVIKDALGRPLIPGSSLKGALRSRLESFLRGIHPKLAANPANEAEWSITAKQMRTLKEQHKQDRELTVEIEKETDFVSRLFGSPWVASKLQIRDLNVRDDAWFGQYQERDGVAIERDTETAAEGKLYDFQVVPPNTPFEFRAIVENAEPAELGLLVIGLHQLETEQIPLGGGRSRGLGVVKLEVSKMRWFDSQGKPELILEYMSKLTQKDNSSAYEDGTPYRDDWVKACIEYMSNHNQQHQGKSV, from the coding sequence ATGTTTAACACATTCAAAAACAGACTAGAAATTCACGGTACACTCTTGACTATCACCGCTCTGCGCATTGGTGCAGGTCGATCGTCGGAACCGATCGGCTCGGATTTGCCCGTGATTAAAGATGCCTTGGGGCGCCCTTTAATTCCCGGTTCCAGCCTCAAAGGAGCGCTCCGATCGCGCCTGGAAAGTTTCCTGCGCGGTATCCACCCCAAGCTAGCAGCAAATCCGGCAAATGAGGCGGAATGGTCGATTACCGCAAAGCAGATGAGGACACTCAAAGAGCAACATAAACAAGATAGAGAGCTGACAGTTGAGATTGAAAAAGAAACCGATTTTGTCTCGCGGTTATTCGGTTCGCCTTGGGTCGCCAGCAAACTTCAAATCCGAGACTTGAACGTGCGAGATGATGCCTGGTTTGGTCAATATCAAGAACGAGATGGGGTGGCGATCGAGCGGGATACAGAAACCGCCGCCGAAGGTAAACTCTACGATTTTCAAGTGGTGCCTCCCAACACACCTTTTGAATTTCGCGCCATTGTGGAAAATGCCGAACCAGCAGAGTTAGGTTTATTGGTAATTGGTTTGCACCAGTTAGAAACGGAACAAATTCCCCTCGGTGGCGGACGATCGCGTGGTCTCGGCGTGGTAAAATTAGAAGTCAGCAAGATGCGCTGGTTTGACAGCCAAGGAAAACCGGAGCTAATCTTAGAATATATGTCCAAATTGACCCAAAAGGATAATAGTAGCGCTTATGAAGATGGCACCCCCTATCGAGACGATTGGGTAAAGGCTTGCATCGAATATATGAGCAATCATAACCAGCAACATCAGGGAAAATCTGTGTAA
- a CDS encoding RAMP superfamily CRISPR-associated protein — MPEKPKLKSEKKSNPQPPDTPLPVQLEEFAKPYALVSLPRQAPRRGSPAGQERFRSDRLTGKLHLRLTVKTTAFIASGVVAMGSDLSSSKTKNLPLIKTAVERDNRLIIPGSSLKGVVRSAYEAITQSCLCKTKADQTKIPDGYRECNKKDNLCPACQVFGALNWQGLIHFPDAAAVKTDFTVGFIPSLHQPEPKFPGYYINGKVAGRKFYYHAIRAVDKGQQKGIVVQQAGGEFVFVTRLRYMNLTPAELGTLLIILGQDKSHPAIALKVGGGKPVGMGTMTVEVTEIEQFGRGRERYSSYNTEPQSLTGTELQQFMDKFIKDAHNQLVQSRQLQELTQVLQWPTDREPPAGMY; from the coding sequence ATGCCTGAAAAACCTAAACTTAAATCTGAGAAGAAATCCAACCCTCAGCCACCGGACACCCCTTTACCGGTGCAACTAGAGGAATTTGCCAAACCCTATGCTTTGGTTTCCCTACCCCGACAAGCTCCGCGCAGAGGGAGCCCCGCCGGACAAGAGCGATTTCGGAGCGATCGTCTCACGGGTAAACTCCACTTACGCTTGACAGTGAAAACCACCGCTTTTATCGCTTCTGGCGTGGTAGCAATGGGTAGCGACTTATCCAGCAGCAAAACGAAAAACCTGCCTTTAATTAAAACTGCAGTAGAGCGAGATAACCGCTTGATTATCCCCGGTAGTTCTCTTAAAGGCGTGGTACGATCGGCCTATGAAGCGATTACCCAAAGTTGCTTATGCAAAACTAAAGCCGATCAAACGAAAATTCCCGATGGCTATCGAGAATGCAACAAAAAAGACAACCTTTGCCCTGCTTGTCAGGTATTTGGCGCTCTCAACTGGCAGGGATTAATTCACTTTCCCGATGCCGCAGCAGTAAAAACAGATTTTACCGTCGGCTTTATACCTTCTTTGCACCAGCCTGAACCCAAATTCCCCGGTTATTATATTAATGGCAAAGTTGCCGGACGCAAGTTTTATTACCATGCGATTCGCGCCGTGGATAAAGGACAGCAAAAAGGCATAGTCGTGCAACAGGCGGGGGGCGAGTTTGTCTTCGTGACTCGGTTGCGGTATATGAATTTAACCCCAGCGGAGTTGGGAACTCTGCTGATTATTTTGGGACAAGATAAATCTCATCCTGCCATCGCGCTGAAAGTGGGCGGAGGTAAACCCGTAGGTATGGGAACGATGACCGTTGAAGTCACGGAAATCGAACAGTTTGGTAGAGGAAGAGAGCGTTACTCCTCCTACAATACCGAACCGCAATCCCTCACAGGAACAGAACTACAGCAATTTATGGACAAATTTATCAAAGATGCTCATAACCAATTGGTACAATCCCGACAATTACAGGAATTAACCCAAGTCCTGCAATGGCCCACGGACAGAGAACCACCGGCAGGGATGTATTAA
- a CDS encoding RAMP superfamily CRISPR-associated protein, whose amino-acid sequence MHKRFVNHCTIKLTLSPCGPILIKSGKEGADPTKPDMEFVETYHQGGRSLYLPGSSLKGAIRAHAERIIRTVGQDKPPENPDNADKIWANDPLRPNEYLYLQNGDKKLPAPQIYKRSSFTDKMFGNTSIASRIRIEDAYPADPKQLRIEERNGVAIDRVFGSVAVGPFNYQVCTAGDFQTKIHLKNFCLGQLGLIALVLRDLNEGWFGLGFAKSRGMGLVEVKLNSAVVTYPGCLLQDDKICQLGTSKTWLHTSLLGAGEFLDEEERKSYGFPANDKDEQTPVRANEMQLGFGVELTWNGDTAVSDLFQRAVKAWNNMLSVGAAR is encoded by the coding sequence ATGCACAAACGATTTGTCAACCACTGCACAATTAAGTTAACCCTATCTCCCTGTGGGCCAATTTTGATTAAATCTGGCAAAGAAGGGGCAGACCCCACAAAACCCGATATGGAATTTGTGGAAACCTACCATCAAGGGGGACGATCGCTCTACTTACCCGGTAGCTCTCTTAAAGGAGCAATTCGCGCTCATGCGGAGCGGATTATTCGCACCGTCGGCCAAGATAAACCACCGGAAAATCCCGATAATGCGGATAAAATCTGGGCAAACGACCCCCTACGCCCAAATGAATATCTATATTTGCAGAATGGGGATAAAAAACTCCCAGCTCCGCAAATCTATAAACGCTCCTCTTTCACCGATAAAATGTTTGGCAATACCTCTATTGCCAGCCGCATCAGGATAGAAGATGCCTATCCCGCCGACCCGAAACAGCTTCGCATAGAAGAACGCAACGGCGTCGCCATCGATCGGGTATTTGGTTCCGTAGCCGTGGGGCCATTTAACTACCAAGTTTGTACCGCTGGCGACTTCCAAACCAAAATCCATCTCAAAAACTTTTGTTTAGGGCAATTAGGGCTAATTGCTTTAGTTTTACGGGACTTAAACGAAGGCTGGTTTGGCCTCGGTTTTGCCAAATCTCGCGGGATGGGATTAGTGGAAGTCAAGCTAAATTCGGCTGTTGTCACCTATCCGGGCTGCCTTCTCCAAGATGACAAAATCTGCCAACTAGGCACCAGCAAAACTTGGTTACATACCAGCTTACTGGGTGCGGGAGAATTTCTCGACGAAGAAGAACGGAAATCCTACGGTTTCCCCGCTAACGATAAGGATGAACAAACCCCCGTTCGCGCCAATGAAATGCAATTGGGTTTTGGGGTGGAGCTGACTTGGAACGGAGACACCGCAGTTTCTGATTTATTTCAACGCGCCGTCAAAGCCTGGAATAATATGCTAAGTGTGGGGGCAGCCAGATGA
- the csx2 gene encoding TIGR02221 family CRISPR-associated protein, with the protein MQLITFLGTGTYKPTGYKWGDEIVETPYVAEAICQFFQPDAVAVFVTQEAKAMHWEQLSNRLNGRFSAQDIPIPSGQSETEIWQIFDAVVDAVEPGSQVMFDITHAFRSIPMLVLLAAAFLQKARSVEIKGVYYGAFEFNNPQAPIVDLTPAIKLLDWLTATDKFIDTGSSAELGKLLSTIQQDFYTQKKQAELKPTKLKSFGITIENISRALDYVRPMGLLEEAAKLENIPAEKLQTEVGAFAKPFELILEQIQQDYRQFALANPREADPKTVLKQQFLLLRWYVDKGFGDRATLLAREWIVSMLCLAQDADYLKREDRQLVEYQLNLLDKWQQKKRDNAPMADYSPMSITKAVTDVEKLAKFWSNLTEFRNDLAHAEMRKESLSSATLKAYVNDKLMQGITALFPDMVG; encoded by the coding sequence ATGCAGCTTATAACTTTTCTCGGAACAGGAACATATAAGCCAACTGGCTATAAATGGGGTGATGAAATAGTGGAAACTCCTTATGTTGCTGAGGCTATTTGTCAGTTTTTTCAACCTGATGCGGTGGCAGTGTTTGTGACGCAGGAAGCCAAGGCAATGCACTGGGAGCAGTTAAGTAATCGCCTGAATGGTCGTTTCTCTGCTCAAGACATCCCCATTCCCTCGGGACAATCAGAAACGGAAATTTGGCAAATATTCGATGCGGTAGTCGATGCAGTAGAACCGGGTTCTCAGGTGATGTTTGATATTACCCATGCTTTTCGCTCCATTCCCATGCTGGTTTTACTGGCGGCTGCTTTTCTCCAGAAAGCTCGCAGCGTGGAAATTAAAGGCGTATATTATGGCGCTTTTGAGTTCAATAACCCCCAAGCGCCGATCGTTGACCTCACCCCAGCGATTAAACTGCTCGATTGGCTGACGGCTACGGATAAATTTATCGATACGGGTTCATCAGCAGAGTTGGGTAAGTTGCTTTCTACAATTCAGCAGGATTTCTATACTCAGAAGAAACAAGCCGAGTTAAAACCCACCAAATTAAAGAGTTTCGGCATCACGATTGAAAATATCTCCCGCGCTCTAGACTATGTGCGTCCGATGGGGTTGCTGGAAGAAGCGGCTAAGCTGGAAAATATCCCCGCTGAAAAATTACAAACTGAGGTGGGCGCCTTTGCTAAACCGTTTGAGCTGATCCTGGAGCAAATTCAACAGGATTACCGCCAATTCGCTCTGGCTAATCCCCGCGAAGCTGACCCAAAAACTGTGTTAAAGCAACAGTTTTTGCTATTACGCTGGTATGTTGACAAAGGATTTGGCGATCGCGCTACTTTACTAGCCCGCGAATGGATAGTTTCGATGTTATGTCTAGCTCAAGATGCTGATTATCTCAAACGCGAAGACCGCCAGTTAGTTGAATATCAATTAAATTTACTGGATAAATGGCAACAAAAGAAAAGGGATAATGCCCCAATGGCTGATTATTCTCCAATGTCAATTACTAAAGCCGTTACAGATGTGGAAAAATTGGCCAAATTTTGGTCTAACCTTACAGAATTTCGTAA